CCGCCCCGTCGGGTCCGTGCCGTGCTGCGCCGCGAGCTCGCCGCCCGGCGCACCGAGGTCGTGCACACCCACTCCGAGATGTTCGCGGCCCTCGCCGGCATCCGCGCCGCGCAGGACCTGGACCTCCCGGTGGTGCACACGATGCACGGCCGCATCGACGTCTACACGCGCAACGTCCTGCCCGTCCCGGCCGTGACCACCGCGCTGCTCGCGTTCCTGCACCGCACCCAGGTCGACCACCGTGGGATCCCCGTCGCCCCGGACCGGCCGTTCACCCGGACGCGCACGGCCCGGCGGATGTGGCGGGTCATGCTCGCGCAGTCCCGGGCGAGCGCGCACGTGGTCGTGCCGTCGCAACACTTCGCGGACAAGCTCGTGGACCGCGGCGTGCGCACGCCCGTGTCGGTGCTGTCGAACGGCATCGAGCCGACGGTCCTCGACACGATCGGCCCGGCCCGGGTCCGCACGCGCGCACCCGGCGAGCCGCTGCGGGTGCTGTGGGTCGGTCGGCTGTCGCCGGAGAAGCGCCCGGAGGTCCTCGTCGCGGCCACCCGTTCGTTCCCCGCGGGCACGGTCGTCGACGTGCTCGGCGACGGTGTCGCGCGCACCGCGGTCGCCCGCGCGGCGTCCGGGACCCCGGTGTCGCTGCACGGCTCGACCCCGCACGACCGGGTGCTCGCGGCCATGCGCGACGCGCACGTGCTCGTCTCGAGCTCCCTGGACTTCGACAACCAGCCGATGGTGATGCTCGAGGCGGTCGCGACCGGGCTGCCGGTCGTGCACTGCGACCCCGACCTGGCCGAGGTCGTCCCCGCGGGCGGCGGGTGGACCACCCCCACCCCGGACGCCGCGGGCATCGCCGCGGTGGTCCGCACGCTGCACGACGAGCCGGAGCGGCTCGAACGGGCGAGTGCCGCGCTCGTCGCGGCGCGTGGCCGCGTCGAGCAGCGGGTCGACGACCTGGTGGCGGTCTACGAGGCCGTCCTGCGTCCGCGACGCACCACGTGACGGACGGGAGGCACGGTGCCGACCGACACCGTGCCTCCCGTCCGTCACCGCTCACCTACACCGAGGCGGGCGCGCCTTCCAAGGTCGCGGCGAGCGGGTCGAAGTCCTCGGGCAGCGACGCGATCGGCGCGACGGTCGACGCGACCGGGACGAACGCGCGGCGCGCGATCGACTCCTCGACGGCGACCATCGTGTCGAGGACGTGGTACCCGACCTCGCCGGTGGCGACGTGCGAGCCGCCACCGCGGATCGCGCGGGCCATGTCGAGCACACCGAGGCCGCGACCGACCGTCGGCTCCTCGTCCGAGAGCGTCTCCCAGTCCTGCTCGAACGGGAACGAGACGTCCGTGCCGAGCGGGCGGGCGATGCGGATCGGGTGACCGCCGCCGAACGTGTTCGGGTCCGGCAGGACGATCGTGCCCTCGGTCCCGTTGACCTCGAAGACGCCGTGCCGGAACAGCGGGGTGTCGAAGGACAGCAGCGACTGCGCGTTCCCGCCCCGCTCGAACGACGTCAGGACCGACACGTGCGTCGGGACCTCGACCGGGAACTCCTGCCCGGCGTTCGGGCCGACGACCAGCTGCCGGGTCTCCCGCGACCGCGACCCGGTCGCGACGACCGACTCGACCGGGCCGAGCAGGTGCACGAGCGCGGTGAAGTAGTACGGGCCGATGTCGAAGAGCGGACCGGCGCCCTTCGCGTACAGGAACGACGCGTTCGGGTGGAAGACGTCCGGGCCCTGCCACTGCATGCTCGTGACGGCGGTGAGCGGGGTGCCGATCGCGCCCGCCTCGATCGCGCGCTTGGCGGTCTGCCAGCCGGTGCCGAGGACGGTGTCGGGGGCGATGCCGAGGCGGAGGCCGAGCTCGTCGGCGAGGGCGACCAGGCCGGCGGCGCTCTCGCGGTCGACACCGATCGGCTTCTCGCTCCACACGTGCTTGCCGGCGCGCAGGGCCGCGGTCGAGACCTCGACGTGGGTGGCCGGCAGCGTGAGGTTCACGACGATCTCGACGTCCGGGTCGGCGAGGACGTCCTCGCCGCTGCCGGACGCGGGGACGCCCCACTTCGCGGCGGACTCGGCGGCGCGAGCCGTGTCGATGTCGCCGATCCGGACGACCTCGACGTCGGGGAACGTCGTGAGGTTCGTCAGGTACTGCTCGCTGATCATGCCGGCGCCGATGAAGCCGACGCCGACGCGGCCGGTGCGGGTCAGGCGTGTACCTCGTCCTTGTTCGGGGTGGCGGCCGCGCTGAGGGTCTCCGTCAGCCACCGGTGGGACTGCGCGACGCCGTCGAAGATCTCCCCGTCGAAGCCGTCGAACTCGATGACCGCGTACTCGAGCGCGGTCGCAGCTGCCAGGGCCTCGGCGAGCCGGACGTCGCCCTGGCCGGCCGGGGTCTGGTCGGTCGGGACCGACGCGGTCGAGATGCCCTCGCGCATCGGGCCGTCCTTCACGTGCACGGCGACGATGCGGTCCCCGAGCTCGGCGACGAAGGCGGGGACGTCGATGCCGGCGGCGGACGCCCAGTACAGGTCGAGCTCGAGCACGACGCGCGGGTCGAGCAGCTCGGCGAGCACCTGGAGCGCGGGCTTGCCGTCGATGCGCGGACGGAGCTCGTGGTCGTGGTTGTGGTAGCCGACGCGCATGCCCTGCGCCGCTGCCTCCTCGGCGGCGGCGTTCAGCCGGGCGGCGACGCGCTCGACGCCCTCGCGGGTCGTCCAGGCGTCCGGACCGACGAACGGGTCGATGACGATCTCGATGCCGAGCACCGCCGCCGCGGCGAACGTGTCCGCGTGCGACGGGGCGGTCATCACGGAACCGTCCGGCAGCGGGATGGACTCCTCGACCAGGAAGGCGTGGCCGGTCTTCGCGCTGATGCCGTGCGCGTCGAACGCCTGCTTGAGCTGCGGGGCCCGGTCGACGAAGGCGAACGCTTCGACGGTGTCGAAGCCGATCGCGGCGAGCCGGGCGACGCCGGCGTCGAGGTCGGGCTCCAGGGCGGCGTTCACCGTGTAGAGCTGCAGGGAGACGGTGGGGATCACGGGTGTCACCGGACCTTCTTGATCGGGAGGATGACGAGTGCGCCGAGGAGCACGGCGACACCGGCACCCCAGAGCATGAGCGTGTAGTTCTGCCCACCGCCGATACCGAGCAGGAACAGGCCGACCGCGGGGGCGAGCGACTGGGGCAGGGCGTTGGCGATGTTGATGACGCCGAGGTCCTTGCCCGGGCGCTCCGGGTCCGGCAGCACGTCGACGACGAGCGCCGTGTCGATCGCGGCGTAGATGCCGAACGCGAAGCCGAGCACGATCTCGGCGAAGTAGAACCCGCCGACGGAGTCGACGTGGGCGAGGATCACCAGGCCGACCGCGGTCAGCGCAGTGGAGCCCCAGACGAAGACCTTGCGGCGACGGACGCGGTCCGACACCCAGCCCGAGACGGCGGCGCTGACGAGGAGGGCGATCGTGTAGAGCAGCACGCCGAAGGCGACGGTCGCGGTGGCCTCCGCCAGGCTCTTGATGCCGAGGTGCTCCTGCATGTACAGCACGCGGTACGTCGTGAACATGAACGTGCCGAAGGTGATGAGGAAGCGGCCCCACCAGGCGAGCCCGAAGTCCGGGTGCTTGATCGGGTTCGTCCAGAACGACGAGATGAGGTTGACCCAGCTGAACGTCTTGATCGCGCGGGTCGGCAGCTCGTCACGGGCGACGAACGCGTAGACGAGGATGACCACGATCGCGAGCACGCCCGGCGCGATGAAGAGCACCGGCAGGTTCCCGGTCAGGTACACCGCGAGGTACAGGCCCGCGAGGATCGCGATGTTCTGCGCGAGGGCGATGACGCTCGACGCCTTGCCGCGCTGGAACTCGGGCACGTTGTCCGCGAAGCTCGCGGTCAGGGTGGCGAGGACCGCGTTCGCGGCGACCTGCGCCAGGACCCACGCGAAGGTCAGCTGCAGCACGTCCGGCGAGAAGGCGAGCCAGGCGAGGGCGACGACGAAGACGACGACGCCGATGACCATCCACGGCCGGCGACGACCCCAGCGGGTCCGGGTGCGGTCGGACAGCGCACCGGCGAGCGGGTTCGCGAGCAGGGCACCGAGGGCACCGAACGGCAGGACCGAGCCGACGATCGTCTCGGGGCTGGTCGGGTTGAGCACCGTCGCCTTGATCGCCATGCTCACGAACACCGGGGTGAGCAGTGCGGCGAAGAGGCCGAACTGCGCGAGGCTGAGCGCCCACATGTACCCGGCGCCGACGCGCATGGTGCTGACGGACTGCGTGATGCCCTCGACCGAGAACGCGCGGGACGCGGCTGCGGGGTCGGTGCTCGTCGCCCCGGCGGCCGCGGTGACCGGCGGGTTGGCGGTTCCGGCGAGCCCGGTCTGGGGCTCTTCCTTCGACGTCGGTGTCGACATGACTCCTCCTCGAGTCATCGGGGGCGCGAGGCCCTCTGAATACCTAGTGCTGCTAGGTGAAGCAGAAGCTAGCATCGAAAACCTTGCAACGGAAGGATTTTGTCGTCACACGTCCCGGCAGACCGCGGAACGCAATGATGGCGGTTCCTCACAGCGGGATGTCACTGCGAGGAACCGCCCACGTTGCGTCGTGCGAGGAGGAGGGTCCGGGGTGCCTCAGTTGCGGATGACGGCGGCGGGGTCGTCGCGCATCCGCAGGAGTCGAGTGCACCAGAGCGCGCGGGCCTCGAGTGTCAGGGGCGTCCAGTCGTGGACCTCGCGGAGGACCCGAAGTGGCTCGGTCGAGCGGTAGGAGCGGGTCGGGTTGCCGGGGAACTTCTGGTCGGTCACGTTCGGGTCGTCCTCGAGCGATCCGAGGGGCTCGACCTCGTAGACGTGGGGAGCGACGGTCGACGCGTCGCCGCCGGCGATCTCCACCAGGAGCACGGCGACCTCGGCTGCGAGCCCGGCACCGTCCCGCAGCGCCGTGCAGTACACGTGCCGCATCACCACCTCGGGCCGGTGGTTCGACGGGCGTCCGGGCACGAGCAGGTCTCCCAGGCGGAGTTCCGCCCGGGAGCCGTGGAAGAAGGGGCCGGCCTCGTCCGCAGCGGTCACGGCGGCAGCGTACAGCGCCGAGGTAGGGTGTTTGCATGCAAACGTCGATCGACGATGTCGCGCACACGACGCCCATCTACTCGTTGACCGAGGCCGCGCAGATCGTCCGGGCGCCGTCCACGTCGTTCGCCCGTTGGTCCCACGGGCACCGTTTCCGCCAGCGAGCGGCTGATGCGTGGGGGTGGAGCGAGCCGATCCTCACCGGAGTCAGCGACGGCCGGGGGTACACCGTCCCGTTCAACGCCCTCGCCGAGGGCTACATCGTCGAGACGTTCCGCCGAGCCGGACTCCCGATGGCGCGCATCCGGCCCGCCATCGATGCTCTCCGGAAGGAGATCGGCGTTGAGTACGCACTCCTGAGCGAGCGGCTCCGGACCGACGGCGCGGAGATCCTGATCGAGAACGGGGACCGGGAGCTCGTCGTCGTGCGGAACGGTCAGGGTGTCTTCCGCGACGTCGTCGCCGAGTTCCTGCAGACCATCTCCTACCGTGACGGGTTCGTGGACTTCCTCCGCTTGCCCGCCTACGAGCGGGCGGAGGTCGTCGTGGACCCGCGTCGCAACTCCGGCCGACCGACGATCGCTCGCATCGGTGTCAGCGTGGAGGACGTCGTCAGCCGGGTCCGAGCAGGGGAACGGATGCGCGACGTGGCCTCGGACTTCTCGCTGGAGGACGACGAGCTGCGGTCGATCCTGGTGCAAGCCGCTTGACCGTGACACCCGCACGGTTCCTGCTCGACCGCTCCGTGGGTGGCCGGATCCTGGTCGCACGTCTCCGCGCAGCCGGGTGGGACGCCCGGACCCTGGCTGAGGAGTACGGGGACCGTCGCGCGCAGGCGATGCCGGACGAGGAGTGGATCGCCGAAGGCACCCGCTCGGGGTTCCTCCTGCTCGCGAAGGACCACCGGGTCGCGAGCCGGCCGCTCGAGGCCCGTGCCATCTACATGCACGAGGCCCGGATCATCGCCTTCGTGCGGGGCGAGCTGACCGGCGAGGCCATGGGAGATCTCTGTCTCCGGCACGAACGCTCGATCCACCGGTTGGGCTCGGTCGCTCCACCCTTCGTGATGGCGCTCGGAGAGCAGGGGCTCCGCCGCAAACGTCTCAACTACCCGTGATCCTCGCGTGGAACACCGCGGAGCACCGCGCGGTTGGCTCGACGGGTGGCCGAACGCCGGCCGCCCGCAGACGAAAGGTGCACCCGTGACCCAGACGGTCTTCCTCGAGGTCCAGTTCCGCGACGACGTCGACCACGACACCATCGCCTCGGTGGTCCGCGAGACCCTCGCACAGACGGCGGGCTTCCCCGGCAACGAGTCCCTCGAGGTGCTCGTCGACGACGCCGACGCCCACCGCGCGGTCGTGCTCGAGCGCTGGACGACGGCCGCCGACCACGACGCCTACGTCGCGTGGCGCGCCACCCCGGAGGGGGCCGCGAACGCCCTCGCCCAGGTGCTCGCCGGTCCGCCGGTGACCCGCACCTTCGAGCGGACGCTCGACCTCAGCTGAGGCCGAACAGCCGGCGGGCGTTCCCCGAGGCGAACGCCCGCCGGCTGCCGTCGTCCGGGAAGGCGTCGAGGAACGCCGCGATCTCCGCCGCGGACGGGTCCTGGAACGGGTGGTCGGTCGAGAACAGCAGTCGATCGGCCGATGTGACCGCGAGCGCGTGGTGCAGCAGCGCCGGGTCGAGCATGCCGGACGCCGTGATCCAGACGTTCTGCCGGAGGTACTCGGTCACCGACCGGTCGAGGCCCGCCATCCGGGCGACGCCGTCCGCCCGGCTGTGCCAGAACAGCACGAGCTCGCCCCAGTGCCCGAGCACGAGCTGCAGGTCCGGGTGCCGGTCCAGGGCACCGCTCGCCATCAACCGGAGCGCAGCGGTGCCGGCCTCGAGGTGCCACCCCCACCCGAAGGTCGCGAGTGCGAGGTCGACCGGCGCCCCGAGCCCGCCGTAGACCGCGTCGCGGACGGCCCGGGGCGGGACCTGCGGGTGGATGAACACCGGCTGCCGGAGTCGCTCGGCCACGGACCAGAGGTCGTCGTACCGCGGGTCGTCGAGCATCACGTCGCCGACGCGGCCGTAGACCATCACACCGGTCAGGCCCGACGCGACCGCGCGCTCGAGCTCGGCCACTGCCGCGACCGGATCGACGAGCGGCAGCGTCGCCATCGCCCGGAACCGGTCGGGGTGCGCCCGGACCGCGTCGGCCACCCGGTCGTTCGCGTCCCGACTGAGCGCGACGGCGTCGGCCGCCGCGGGCACCTGCGCCCCGGGCGGCGCGAGCGAGAGCACCTGCACGTCGACGCCCTGGCGGTCCATCGCCTCGAGCCGCAGCTCGCCCAGGTCGGCCAGCCGTCGAGCGACGTCCCCGTGGTCGTTGAGCACCAGGCTCGCGTCGGCGTCGTTCCCGGACAGCGCCCGCAACGCCTTGTCGACCGGCTCCGACGTCCAGTGCTCCTCGATCCCGATCAGCATCTCGTCCACGGAGCGGACGGTACGCCGGGATCCACGCGGACGGCCGCGAGATGCCCTCGTGGCCGCGAGACGCCGCGGATCCCGGCGGCGTCCCGCCCAGGTGGCGGCGTCTCGCGTCCGGCGGGCACGCGGGCCGCGACGGACGGGAGGCACGTGGCGGACCCGCCACGTGCCTCCCGTCCGTCCTCCGGTCACGTCGTGAGCGTGACCTCCGTCGGCTGCCGACCGATCGAGAAGTCCGTCGCCGTCCCGCGGACGGTCGCCCGGTACGCGCCGCGGAACCCGGTGGTCCGCACCTGCCCGCGGTCGTCCGTGCGCAGCACGGTCGGCGGCGTCCACCACTCGTCCTTGACGAGCCGACGGAGTGCCGCGTACGACGGCTTCGGCGTTCCGTCCGCCCGCACCAGACCGATCGGCGCACCGAGCCAGGCCCCGGCGTCCGTGATGCCCCAGTAGGTGATCGCCTCGACCGCGGGGTGCCCGACCAGGCTGCGGTAGTGCCGCTCGAGCTCGTCGGCCTGTCGTGCCTCGCCCTCCGGGGTGGACGGCCACGAGTCGAGGCGGTGGTCGTTCAGGTCGACGACGTCCGCGGGCATGAGCTCGCCGGAGACGAGGGACGTCTCGGTCAGGTGCAGCGGCAGGCCGTACCGGGCGAAGCGGTCGACCATCGAGAGCATCGTGTCCTCGCCCCAGTAACCCTGGTGCATGTGGGTCTGGAGACCGATCGCGTCGAGCTGCACCCCGGCCTCGAGCACGCCCTCGATCAGGCACTCGTACGCGCTGGACAGGTCGAAGTCGTTGAGCAGGAGCGTCGCCCGGGGGTTCGCCGCGCGGGCCTCCTCGAACGCCAGCCGGACCATCGGGATGCGGCCCTTCGCCCGGGCGAGCGGGGTGATCGCGTTCGGCCCGTTGTCGAACACGGGCATGATGACGACCTCGTTGATCGCGTCCCACGTGTCGACGAGCCCGTCGAAGGTGCCGACCTCGCGGCGGATGCGCTCGCGGAGGAGTCGTTCGACCTCGTCGAGGGGCCGGCCGAGCAGCCAGTCCGGCTGCACGGTGTGCCAGACGAGCGGGTGGCCCTTGACGTCGAGACCGCGGTCGCGGAACCACGCCGCGGTGCGACGCAGGCGGTCGGTCGCGGGACGGCCGGGCTCCGGCTCGAAGGTGCCCCAGTAGAACGGCAGCGTCGCGGTGGTGAACACGTCGGTGAACAGGTCCGCGAGGTGGTCGGGGTCGCCCGTGCCGATCGGCTCCCGCTCGCCGTTCGCCAGGCCGATGAAGTCGAACCCGATGTTGCCGAACGTGAAGGCGTGCCGGGTCTGCTCGACGGTGACCTCGGCGTCGCGGAGCGGCTCGCCGTGGCGGTCGACGACGGTCAGGACCGCCGTGCCCGTGCGGTGCGCGACCGCGTGCTGCGGTGCTCCCTCAGAACCGACCACTCCGTGCATCCCGACCACTCCCCGGCACCCGTCGACACCGGCGTCGGGCGGGATTTGTTGTGCGGCCGAACATAGCAGCGGATCGGCGCGCCGTCAGGAGCGTGCTGCCCCGTCTGTCCGCCGAGCGATGCTGGCGACCACGCCCGCCACCGCCGCGGCCAGCGACAGCACCACGGCGAGCGCCGACGACCCCCACACCACCACCTGGGCGACGCGCGCGACGGCCTCGCCGGACCGGACCGCGACGTACGAGTACGACCCGCCGTGCGCCCACGGGAACGCCGGCGCGACCGGCCAGGCCAGGTGCTCGGCGGCGGCGGCCACCACGACCGACACGGCAGCGAGGCCGGCGAGCAGGAGCGCAGCACGTTGAGCGGAGTGACGAGGACGCATCCGGGAACCCTATCGATGGGCATCCTGGTACCGCTCCTGAACGAACCGGAGTCCTGCGGACCGGCGACCCCAGGCTCCTTCATCGACTCCGGCGCGATGTTCGGCGCATGGACCCGAACCACCCCGCCCCGACGTCGGGCGACCCCGCCGCCGCACGGCCCGCACGGTGGTGGCACCAGACCGTCCCCCAGCGCACGACACTGGCCGCGATCGTCGTGCTCGGCGCGGTCCTGACGAGCTGGAACCTCGCCCGCGGCGGCGACATGTCCTTCTATGCCGCAGCCGCGCGGTCGATGTCCGAGTCGCTGCCCGCGTTCCTGTCCGGATCGTTCGACCCCGGCGCGACGGTGACGCTCGACAAGCTCGCCGGCTTCGCGGTGCCGCAGGCGATCAGCATCCACCTGTTCGGGATGTCCACCGCGTCGCTCGCCCTGCCGCAGGTGGTCGAAGGCGCGGTCACGACGCTCGCCGTCGCCGTGGTCGCCCTCCGCTGGCTCGGCGCCCGGGCCGGCCTGGTCGCCGCGGCACTGGCCGCGAGCACCCCGATCTTCGTGTCGATGTTCGGCCACCCGATGGAGGACGGCCTCCTCACGATGTCGCTCGCCGTCGCGCTGGTGTGGTGGCAGCGGGCCGCGCTGACCCGGACGTGGTGGCCGCTGCTGCTCGCCGGGCTGTTCGTCGGGGTCGGCTTCCAGGCGAAGATGCTGCAGGCCTGGATGGTGCTGCCCGCCCTGGTGCTCGCCACGGTCATCGCCACCGCGGGTCCCGGAGCGCGGTGGCGCCGTGCCACCGGTCACGTCGCCGCGCTGCTCGGCGCCGCGATCGTCGCGAGCCTCGCGTGGTCGGTCGTGCTCGGCCTGCTGCCGACCGGTGACCACCCGTACTTCGACGGGTCGACCGACGACAGCGTGTTCGCGATGGTCTTCGGCTACAACGGTGTCGACCGTTTCCTGCCCGGGCTGTGGCCGGGAGCCGTCGGCGCGCTGGGTGCCGCCGTCGGGCACGCCGGGACGCACGTCGCGGACGCGTGGCGCACGGCGACCGCCGGCCGCGGGGGCGGCGGGCACTCGCTGCTGCAGCTCTTCTCGCCGCGGTACGCGTCGCAGGTCGGCTGGTCGTGGCCCGCTGCGCTCACCGGCATCGGGATCGGTGCGGCCCGGTGGTGGCGCCGGACCGCCGGACGGGAGGCACGGGTCCCCGCCGCCACGCTCGTCGCCCTGG
The Curtobacterium citreum genome window above contains:
- a CDS encoding glycosyltransferase, which gives rise to MRIALVTDYYLPTLGGVQTAVRSLAEALTTAGHEVTVYCPDDPAVPRHEGAHEVVGLPVSRVFRPDGYPFAWPPRRVRAVLRRELAARRTEVVHTHSEMFAALAGIRAAQDLDLPVVHTMHGRIDVYTRNVLPVPAVTTALLAFLHRTQVDHRGIPVAPDRPFTRTRTARRMWRVMLAQSRASAHVVVPSQHFADKLVDRGVRTPVSVLSNGIEPTVLDTIGPARVRTRAPGEPLRVLWVGRLSPEKRPEVLVAATRSFPAGTVVDVLGDGVARTAVARAASGTPVSLHGSTPHDRVLAAMRDAHVLVSSSLDFDNQPMVMLEAVATGLPVVHCDPDLAEVVPAGGGWTTPTPDAAGIAAVVRTLHDEPERLERASAALVAARGRVEQRVDDLVAVYEAVLRPRRTT
- a CDS encoding ArnT family glycosyltransferase, whose product is MDPNHPAPTSGDPAAARPARWWHQTVPQRTTLAAIVVLGAVLTSWNLARGGDMSFYAAAARSMSESLPAFLSGSFDPGATVTLDKLAGFAVPQAISIHLFGMSTASLALPQVVEGAVTTLAVAVVALRWLGARAGLVAAALAASTPIFVSMFGHPMEDGLLTMSLAVALVWWQRAALTRTWWPLLLAGLFVGVGFQAKMLQAWMVLPALVLATVIATAGPGARWRRATGHVAALLGAAIVASLAWSVVLGLLPTGDHPYFDGSTDDSVFAMVFGYNGVDRFLPGLWPGAVGALGAAVGHAGTHVADAWRTATAGRGGGGHSLLQLFSPRYASQVGWSWPAALTGIGIGAARWWRRTAGREARVPAATLVALVVWLVTAVAVLSVLRLPHTAYVAGIGVQLAALGALGWWGAASLVDATDRRMRLVPVGLLVVQGAWWAWLARASSEPALLGAIAVGATVVTLVLLVVRWRRSDPIVASTRGRRTAAGLLVAAVVLGPACFSLQVLDAARDGSGGDASVGVGQGAFARGGTPERAFALGRGGGSSAGGRSAGTAAFTISAPDVVGGHTRLPADEAALVGAARRAGGGQDGAPLFLTDSWRIAADVIGDTGDEVLTDGGFSGRVPVFTAAQVESIVRSGRTHLLVVASSAAATDPVRRAAADLGCRVVQRWGSTFADAAPGRSFGGGTSFALERCS
- a CDS encoding Gfo/Idh/MocA family protein, with protein sequence MTRTGRVGVGFIGAGMISEQYLTNLTTFPDVEVVRIGDIDTARAAESAAKWGVPASGSGEDVLADPDVEIVVNLTLPATHVEVSTAALRAGKHVWSEKPIGVDRESAAGLVALADELGLRLGIAPDTVLGTGWQTAKRAIEAGAIGTPLTAVTSMQWQGPDVFHPNASFLYAKGAGPLFDIGPYYFTALVHLLGPVESVVATGSRSRETRQLVVGPNAGQEFPVEVPTHVSVLTSFERGGNAQSLLSFDTPLFRHGVFEVNGTEGTIVLPDPNTFGGGHPIRIARPLGTDVSFPFEQDWETLSDEEPTVGRGLGVLDMARAIRGGGSHVATGEVGYHVLDTMVAVEESIARRAFVPVASTVAPIASLPEDFDPLAATLEGAPASV
- a CDS encoding sugar phosphate isomerase/epimerase family protein, coding for MTPVIPTVSLQLYTVNAALEPDLDAGVARLAAIGFDTVEAFAFVDRAPQLKQAFDAHGISAKTGHAFLVEESIPLPDGSVMTAPSHADTFAAAAVLGIEIVIDPFVGPDAWTTREGVERVAARLNAAAEEAAAQGMRVGYHNHDHELRPRIDGKPALQVLAELLDPRVVLELDLYWASAAGIDVPAFVAELGDRIVAVHVKDGPMREGISTASVPTDQTPAGQGDVRLAEALAAATALEYAVIEFDGFDGEIFDGVAQSHRWLTETLSAAATPNKDEVHA
- a CDS encoding DUF433 domain-containing protein, with amino-acid sequence MQTSIDDVAHTTPIYSLTEAAQIVRAPSTSFARWSHGHRFRQRAADAWGWSEPILTGVSDGRGYTVPFNALAEGYIVETFRRAGLPMARIRPAIDALRKEIGVEYALLSERLRTDGAEILIENGDRELVVVRNGQGVFRDVVAEFLQTISYRDGFVDFLRLPAYERAEVVVDPRRNSGRPTIARIGVSVEDVVSRVRAGERMRDVASDFSLEDDELRSILVQAA
- a CDS encoding MFS transporter, producing MSTPTSKEEPQTGLAGTANPPVTAAAGATSTDPAAASRAFSVEGITQSVSTMRVGAGYMWALSLAQFGLFAALLTPVFVSMAIKATVLNPTSPETIVGSVLPFGALGALLANPLAGALSDRTRTRWGRRRPWMVIGVVVFVVALAWLAFSPDVLQLTFAWVLAQVAANAVLATLTASFADNVPEFQRGKASSVIALAQNIAILAGLYLAVYLTGNLPVLFIAPGVLAIVVILVYAFVARDELPTRAIKTFSWVNLISSFWTNPIKHPDFGLAWWGRFLITFGTFMFTTYRVLYMQEHLGIKSLAEATATVAFGVLLYTIALLVSAAVSGWVSDRVRRRKVFVWGSTALTAVGLVILAHVDSVGGFYFAEIVLGFAFGIYAAIDTALVVDVLPDPERPGKDLGVINIANALPQSLAPAVGLFLLGIGGGQNYTLMLWGAGVAVLLGALVILPIKKVR
- a CDS encoding NAD(+)--rifampin ADP-ribosyltransferase; the encoded protein is MTAADEAGPFFHGSRAELRLGDLLVPGRPSNHRPEVVMRHVYCTALRDGAGLAAEVAVLLVEIAGGDASTVAPHVYEVEPLGSLEDDPNVTDQKFPGNPTRSYRSTEPLRVLREVHDWTPLTLEARALWCTRLLRMRDDPAAVIRN
- a CDS encoding amidohydrolase family protein, with amino-acid sequence MLIGIEEHWTSEPVDKALRALSGNDADASLVLNDHGDVARRLADLGELRLEAMDRQGVDVQVLSLAPPGAQVPAAADAVALSRDANDRVADAVRAHPDRFRAMATLPLVDPVAAVAELERAVASGLTGVMVYGRVGDVMLDDPRYDDLWSVAERLRQPVFIHPQVPPRAVRDAVYGGLGAPVDLALATFGWGWHLEAGTAALRLMASGALDRHPDLQLVLGHWGELVLFWHSRADGVARMAGLDRSVTEYLRQNVWITASGMLDPALLHHALAVTSADRLLFSTDHPFQDPSAAEIAAFLDAFPDDGSRRAFASGNARRLFGLS
- a CDS encoding PIN-like domain-containing protein, which gives rise to MTPARFLLDRSVGGRILVARLRAAGWDARTLAEEYGDRRAQAMPDEEWIAEGTRSGFLLLAKDHRVASRPLEARAIYMHEARIIAFVRGELTGEAMGDLCLRHERSIHRLGSVAPPFVMALGEQGLRRKRLNYP
- a CDS encoding putative quinol monooxygenase; this translates as MTQTVFLEVQFRDDVDHDTIASVVRETLAQTAGFPGNESLEVLVDDADAHRAVVLERWTTAADHDAYVAWRATPEGAANALAQVLAGPPVTRTFERTLDLS
- a CDS encoding endo-1,4-beta-xylanase, which produces MHGVVGSEGAPQHAVAHRTGTAVLTVVDRHGEPLRDAEVTVEQTRHAFTFGNIGFDFIGLANGEREPIGTGDPDHLADLFTDVFTTATLPFYWGTFEPEPGRPATDRLRRTAAWFRDRGLDVKGHPLVWHTVQPDWLLGRPLDEVERLLRERIRREVGTFDGLVDTWDAINEVVIMPVFDNGPNAITPLARAKGRIPMVRLAFEEARAANPRATLLLNDFDLSSAYECLIEGVLEAGVQLDAIGLQTHMHQGYWGEDTMLSMVDRFARYGLPLHLTETSLVSGELMPADVVDLNDHRLDSWPSTPEGEARQADELERHYRSLVGHPAVEAITYWGITDAGAWLGAPIGLVRADGTPKPSYAALRRLVKDEWWTPPTVLRTDDRGQVRTTGFRGAYRATVRGTATDFSIGRQPTEVTLTT